One segment of Pseudomonas sp. FP2196 DNA contains the following:
- a CDS encoding putative selenate ABC transporter substrate-binding protein yields MLKRTLALTAGLALSFSALVTQAADVLRVSAIPDEAPTELLRKFEPLGAYLEQQLGMKVQFVPVADYPAVVEALATDRLDMAWLGGFTFVQARLKTDATTPVIPLVQREQDAQFTSKFITADPNVKSLADLKGKTFAFGSVSSTSGSLMPRYFMLKNDNIKPEAYFSRVAYSGAHDATVAWVQAGKVDAGVLNASVWQKLVDAGKVDTTKVKVFATTPTYFDYNWTVRGTLDPALAAKIKKAFLDLDPANPEQKKILDLQAASRFIDTKPENYKGIEEAARAAELLK; encoded by the coding sequence ATGCTCAAACGAACCTTGGCACTGACAGCCGGTCTGGCCCTGTCCTTTTCCGCACTGGTGACGCAAGCCGCTGATGTATTGCGGGTCAGTGCGATCCCCGATGAAGCCCCGACCGAGTTGCTGCGCAAGTTCGAGCCTCTGGGTGCGTATCTGGAACAGCAATTGGGCATGAAGGTGCAGTTCGTTCCGGTAGCCGACTACCCGGCGGTGGTTGAAGCGCTGGCCACCGACCGTCTCGACATGGCCTGGCTGGGTGGATTCACCTTTGTTCAGGCGCGCTTGAAGACCGACGCCACCACCCCGGTGATTCCACTGGTGCAGCGTGAGCAGGATGCGCAGTTCACCAGCAAATTCATCACCGCCGATCCGAACGTCAAGAGCCTGGCCGACCTCAAAGGCAAGACGTTCGCCTTTGGCTCCGTGTCGTCCACCTCCGGCAGTTTGATGCCGCGTTACTTCATGCTGAAAAATGACAACATCAAGCCTGAGGCGTATTTCAGCCGCGTCGCCTACTCCGGCGCCCATGACGCTACCGTTGCCTGGGTGCAGGCCGGCAAGGTCGATGCCGGCGTACTGAACGCCAGTGTCTGGCAGAAACTGGTGGATGCCGGCAAGGTCGACACCACTAAAGTGAAAGTCTTCGCCACCACTCCGACCTACTTCGATTACAACTGGACAGTGCGCGGCACGCTCGATCCGGCGCTGGCAGCGAAGATCAAAAAAGCTTTCCTTGATCTCGACCCGGCCAACCCTGAGCAGAAGAAGATTCTCGATCTGCAAGCGGCCAGCCGCTTCATCGACACCAAGCCTGAAAACTACAAGGGCATAGAGGAAGCCGCCCGCGCTGCCGAACTGCTGAAATGA
- a CDS encoding RidA family protein: MTQRDVVFPPARRTLYERNRYSPAIRSNGFLFVSGQVGSTEDGSPEPDLQNQVRQAFVNLNAILDEAGCTFADVVDVTVFIVDPQSKFETIWNVVLTEFWGDAPHPTVTAVGVTWLYGFDFEIKVIARLPDNH; the protein is encoded by the coding sequence ATGACGCAGCGCGATGTTGTTTTCCCACCTGCACGCCGGACCCTTTACGAGCGCAATCGCTACTCGCCAGCCATTCGCTCCAACGGCTTTCTGTTTGTCTCGGGGCAAGTCGGCAGCACCGAGGACGGCTCGCCAGAGCCGGATCTGCAAAATCAGGTGCGCCAGGCCTTCGTCAATTTGAACGCCATCCTCGATGAGGCCGGCTGCACCTTCGCCGATGTGGTCGACGTCACCGTGTTCATCGTCGACCCGCAGTCTAAGTTCGAGACGATCTGGAATGTCGTGCTGACAGAGTTCTGGGGCGATGCCCCGCATCCGACCGTGACCGCAGTCGGTGTGACCTGGCTGTATGGCTTCGACTTCGAGATCAAGGTGATCGCCAGGCTGCCCGACAACCATTGA
- a CDS encoding LysR family transcriptional regulator — protein sequence MDRFDAMQAFARVVEAGSFTKAAETLHMSKTTVTQLVQQLEARLRVRLLNRTTRKVNVTADGTLYYERVIKLLADLEDAETSLSGAAALPSGRLRVDVPSPLARHILVPALPGFHARYPDIQIDMGVSDRIVDIIDENVDCVVRGGELLDQSLMARKVADLPLGVFAAPAYLARAGTLVHPQELEDSHHRVVGFLWARTGKPVPYALHNDSESLQIKGRHVLAVDDGNAYLAAGLAGMGVLWLPKYMSDAHVAQGELVPLFEDWQLEPMPLYVAYPPNRHVSRKLRVFIDWIVELMA from the coding sequence GTGGACCGATTTGATGCAATGCAGGCCTTCGCCCGGGTCGTCGAGGCGGGGAGTTTCACCAAAGCCGCCGAAACCCTGCACATGAGCAAGACCACGGTGACCCAGTTGGTCCAACAGCTAGAGGCGAGGTTGCGGGTCAGATTGCTCAACCGTACGACGCGCAAGGTCAACGTCACGGCGGACGGCACGCTGTATTACGAGCGAGTGATCAAGCTGCTGGCCGACCTGGAGGATGCCGAAACCAGCCTGTCCGGCGCCGCCGCTTTGCCCAGTGGCCGGTTGCGCGTGGATGTGCCCAGTCCACTGGCGCGCCATATTCTTGTGCCGGCATTGCCCGGGTTTCACGCGCGTTACCCGGACATCCAGATCGACATGGGCGTCAGTGATCGTATCGTCGACATCATCGATGAGAACGTCGATTGCGTGGTGCGCGGAGGTGAACTGCTGGATCAGTCATTGATGGCTCGCAAAGTCGCGGATCTTCCACTGGGTGTGTTTGCCGCGCCCGCCTATCTGGCCCGCGCCGGCACACTGGTGCATCCGCAAGAGCTGGAAGATTCGCATCATCGGGTCGTCGGTTTTTTGTGGGCGCGCACGGGAAAACCTGTGCCTTATGCGTTGCATAACGACAGCGAAAGTCTGCAAATAAAGGGCCGCCATGTGCTGGCGGTCGATGACGGTAATGCCTACCTCGCGGCAGGCCTCGCCGGTATGGGTGTGCTGTGGTTGCCCAAATACATGTCCGATGCGCACGTGGCTCAGGGCGAGTTAGTGCCCTTGTTCGAAGACTGGCAACTGGAACCGATGCCGCTCTACGTGGCCTATCCGCCGAACCGGCATGTCAGTCGCAAGTTGCGAGTTTTTATTGACTGGATTGTTGAGTTGATGGCGTAG
- a CDS encoding GlxA family transcriptional regulator, giving the protein MDPTLIERRQFSGGMKGKNLRYLNEQSAETRITRTGFLLLEHFSLPAFTQALDTIITSNLLRPGLFAARTFALSDEEVVSDLGLIIRPDARIDLPALQELDLLVVCGGYRTELKATDALIHLLRAAAERGVSLAGLWNGAWFLGRAGLLDGYRCAIHPEHRPALTEIAKSTQVSSEPYVIDRDRLTASSPSGAFHMALDWIKSLHGKALVEGIEDILAFEESRYRRIKPDENICVSAPLREVVKLMDANLEEPLELEQLAVYAGRSRRQLERLFKEQLGTTPQRYYLELRITEARRLLQHTELSQVEVLVACGFVSPSHFSKCYSSYFGYRPSKEKRLVK; this is encoded by the coding sequence ATGGACCCGACCTTGATCGAACGACGCCAATTCAGCGGAGGCATGAAGGGGAAAAACCTCCGCTATCTGAATGAGCAATCTGCTGAAACTCGCATCACGCGCACCGGTTTTCTGCTGCTCGAACATTTTTCGCTGCCGGCCTTCACCCAGGCGCTGGACACGATCATCACCAGCAACCTTTTGCGTCCGGGGCTTTTTGCTGCTCGTACGTTTGCATTAAGTGATGAAGAAGTCGTCAGTGATCTGGGCCTGATCATTCGCCCGGATGCGCGGATTGATCTGCCGGCGCTTCAGGAGCTGGATCTGCTGGTGGTGTGCGGTGGTTATCGCACCGAACTAAAGGCGACGGATGCGTTGATCCATCTGTTGCGTGCGGCGGCGGAGCGGGGCGTCAGTCTGGCTGGCTTGTGGAATGGTGCGTGGTTTCTCGGGCGCGCCGGATTGCTCGACGGTTACCGCTGCGCGATCCACCCGGAGCATCGTCCGGCGCTCACTGAAATTGCCAAGTCCACCCAAGTCAGCAGTGAACCTTACGTGATAGATCGCGACCGGCTCACGGCGTCCAGCCCCTCCGGGGCTTTCCATATGGCGCTGGACTGGATCAAAAGTTTGCACGGCAAGGCGCTGGTTGAAGGTATTGAGGACATTCTGGCGTTCGAAGAGTCGCGGTATCGGCGCATCAAACCCGATGAAAACATCTGCGTCAGTGCACCGTTGCGTGAAGTGGTGAAGCTGATGGATGCCAACCTGGAAGAACCGTTGGAGCTGGAGCAATTGGCGGTTTATGCCGGCCGCTCCCGGCGCCAGTTGGAGCGCTTGTTCAAAGAGCAACTCGGCACCACGCCGCAGCGCTATTACCTGGAACTGCGCATCACCGAAGCGCGGCGCTTGCTGCAACACACCGAGTTGTCGCAAGTGGAAGTGCTGGTGGCGTGTGGTTTCGTCTCGCCGAGCCATTTCAGTAAGTGCTACAGCTCATACTTCGGCTATCGCCCCTCAAAAGAAAAACGCCTCGTCAAATAA
- a CDS encoding nitrilase-related carbon-nitrogen hydrolase — MLTAFLQYPVSFGDPAANFNKIRDAVDSAQFDLLVMPELCTIGYFHESPEALFLHAESALDGPTAQFLLQLSADKNATLIAGIAERDGDQIFNTAIVVSRGRWLGKQRKCHLSRIEKLIFTPGDSLACFDDGICRFGVLTCFDLWMPEAARLLVRQGAQLLCCPANYGGPWTTQLARIRAMENATPLICANRTGVEMYAGAEATFRGESQIVGPMGEVWTCATEETSLGLSIIDPAAHVLKANPMCDDLMAEASRYALAGPHLK; from the coding sequence ATGCTGACCGCTTTTTTGCAGTACCCGGTTTCATTTGGCGACCCAGCAGCAAACTTCAATAAAATTCGCGATGCTGTTGACTCGGCACAATTTGATCTCTTGGTAATGCCCGAGCTTTGCACCATTGGTTATTTTCACGAATCGCCTGAGGCATTGTTTCTTCATGCTGAATCGGCGCTCGATGGGCCAACGGCGCAGTTTTTACTGCAGCTGTCGGCAGACAAGAATGCAACGCTGATTGCGGGTATCGCCGAGCGTGACGGCGATCAAATCTTCAATACGGCGATTGTCGTATCGCGCGGACGCTGGCTGGGAAAACAGCGCAAGTGCCACCTGTCTCGTATAGAAAAGCTCATCTTCACCCCAGGCGATTCATTAGCGTGTTTCGATGATGGAATCTGCCGTTTCGGCGTTCTTACCTGTTTCGACCTTTGGATGCCAGAAGCCGCTCGCCTGTTGGTGCGCCAAGGTGCGCAGTTACTGTGTTGTCCCGCCAACTATGGTGGGCCTTGGACAACCCAGCTTGCGCGCATTCGCGCGATGGAAAACGCCACTCCGCTGATTTGTGCCAATCGTACGGGTGTGGAAATGTATGCGGGCGCAGAGGCGACTTTCCGAGGTGAAAGCCAAATTGTCGGGCCTATGGGAGAAGTCTGGACTTGCGCCACAGAAGAGACGTCGCTGGGTTTGTCGATAATCGACCCGGCTGCACACGTCCTCAAGGCGAATCCTATGTGCGATGACTTGATGGCAGAGGCAAGCCGCTATGCTTTAGCAGGCCCACACTTAAAATGA
- a CDS encoding DUF6124 family protein, with protein sequence MFKITPNPPETDSIPYDPALDVQNIKKATEHAINFYLNPSALKTSVPTRKTGKVYLIDPAADNETLLVEATETLSSASDMARELADSIDPSQRKKMLILQQVIMLSELVVGRVLDNQRLPH encoded by the coding sequence ATGTTCAAAATTACGCCAAACCCACCAGAAACCGATTCGATCCCCTACGATCCCGCCCTTGATGTGCAAAACATCAAAAAGGCAACAGAACACGCGATCAACTTCTACCTCAATCCTTCAGCACTGAAGACTTCAGTGCCCACCCGCAAGACCGGCAAGGTCTACCTCATCGATCCCGCAGCGGATAACGAAACGCTGCTCGTCGAGGCGACTGAAACCTTGTCCTCCGCCAGTGACATGGCCCGTGAACTCGCCGATTCGATAGACCCTTCACAGCGCAAAAAGATGCTGATCCTGCAGCAGGTGATCATGCTCAGTGAGCTGGTGGTCGGTCGAGTCCTCGACAACCAGCGCTTGCCGCACTAG
- a CDS encoding DUF6124 family protein: MSKTPEPPVTDPDCLSPAAVIMATPYTPSTLFTVNPQSDTESLLTNASGSLASAAVMLGNFAGALEGSNRNTLLGIAQVVMLGELAVNKALDNVVPID; this comes from the coding sequence ATGTCCAAGACACCCGAACCACCGGTTACCGATCCGGACTGCCTGTCGCCGGCGGCCGTGATCATGGCCACTCCCTATACGCCCAGCACTCTATTTACGGTCAACCCGCAATCCGACACCGAATCCTTGCTGACCAATGCCAGCGGTTCCTTGGCGTCCGCCGCGGTCATGCTCGGTAATTTTGCAGGTGCGCTGGAGGGGTCAAACCGCAATACCCTGCTGGGCATTGCGCAAGTGGTCATGTTGGGGGAGTTGGCGGTGAACAAGGCGCTGGATAACGTTGTGCCAATCGATTAA
- a CDS encoding alpha/beta fold hydrolase produces MKKALHTRKTAFGLSILALSLFGAFGTVQAQTSEPAAVSYSAPSPFGPLKHVKAGVLDVAYAETGPANGPVVILLHGWPYDIHSYDEVAPLLAAKGYRVLMPYARGYGDTQFLSKDTLRNGQPAALASDVIDFMDALKIKQAVLGGYDWGARSAGIVSALWPERVKALVSVSGYLIGNQAAGQNPLPPKAELQWWYQFYFATDRGRAGYAKNTHDFAKLIWQTASPQWEFDDATFDRSAKALENPDHVDITVFNYRWRLGLVQGEAKYAALEQKLATAPSISVPTITLEGDANGAPHPAPEDYAKRFTGKYQFRLINGGIGHNLPQEDPQAFAKAVIDADHL; encoded by the coding sequence ATGAAAAAGGCACTGCACACCCGCAAAACCGCATTCGGACTTTCGATCCTGGCGCTGTCGTTGTTCGGTGCCTTTGGCACAGTTCAGGCGCAAACCTCTGAACCTGCAGCCGTAAGCTATTCCGCACCCTCGCCCTTCGGCCCGTTGAAACATGTGAAGGCCGGCGTGCTCGACGTCGCCTACGCCGAAACCGGCCCGGCCAATGGCCCGGTGGTGATTCTGCTGCACGGTTGGCCGTATGACATTCACAGCTACGACGAAGTCGCGCCGTTGCTCGCGGCCAAGGGTTATCGGGTATTGATGCCCTATGCGCGCGGTTATGGCGATACACAGTTCCTCTCCAAGGACACCCTGCGCAACGGCCAACCGGCGGCGCTGGCCAGTGATGTCATCGACTTCATGGATGCCTTGAAGATCAAGCAAGCGGTGCTCGGCGGCTACGATTGGGGCGCACGTTCGGCGGGTATCGTCTCGGCGCTGTGGCCGGAACGGGTCAAGGCACTGGTGTCGGTCAGCGGCTACCTGATCGGCAATCAGGCCGCCGGCCAGAATCCGTTGCCGCCCAAGGCTGAATTGCAGTGGTGGTATCAGTTTTACTTTGCTACCGACCGGGGTCGCGCCGGCTACGCAAAAAACACCCACGACTTCGCCAAGCTGATCTGGCAAACGGCGTCACCGCAGTGGGAGTTTGATGACGCCACGTTCGACCGCTCTGCCAAAGCCCTGGAGAACCCGGATCACGTCGACATCACCGTGTTCAACTACCGCTGGCGTCTGGGCCTGGTGCAGGGCGAAGCGAAATATGCGGCGCTGGAGCAAAAACTGGCCACCGCACCGTCGATCAGCGTGCCGACCATCACGCTGGAGGGCGACGCCAACGGCGCACCGCACCCGGCGCCTGAGGATTACGCCAAACGCTTCACGGGCAAGTACCAGTTCCGCTTGATCAACGGCGGCATTGGCCACAACTTGCCGCAGGAAGATCCGCAGGCGTTTGCCAAGGCTGTGATTGATGCGGATCACCTGTAA
- a CDS encoding U32 family peptidase produces MSLPKHHLELLSPARDVAIAREAILHGADAVYIGGPSFGARHNACNEVSEIAELVEFARKYHARIFTTINTILHDNELEPARKLIHQLYDAGVDALIVQDLGVMELDIPPIELHASTQTDIRTLERAKFLDQAGFSQLVLARELNLQEIRAIADETDAAIEFFIHGALCVAFSGQCNISHAQTGRSANRGDCSQACRLPYTLKDEKGGVIAYEKHLLSMKDNNQSANIRALVEAGVRSFKIEGRYKDMGYVKNITAYYRQRLDDVLEDRPDLARASSGRTAHFFLPDPEKTFHRGSTDYFVTDRKIDIGAFDSPTFTGLPVGTVEKVGKRDMQVVTHEPLSNGDGLNVLVKREVVGFRANIAEPKGEFEEDGEKRYRYRVEPNEMPEGLFKLRPSHPLNRNLDHNWQQALQKTSSERRVALSWFARLREEQLEITATSEEGISASVTLNGPFGVANKPEQALEQLRDLLGQLGTTQYHATDIKLDAPQAFFIPNSQLKSLRREVIEALTAARVAAHPRGSRKAETSPPPVYPDSHLTFLANVYNQKARDFYHRHGVKLIDAAYEAHEEPGEVPVMITKHCLRFSFNLCPKQAKGVTGVRTKVAPMQLIHGDEVLTLKFDCKPCEMHIIGKMKGHILNLPQPGSVVGHISPEDLMKTIPRAPH; encoded by the coding sequence ATGTCCTTGCCCAAGCATCACCTGGAATTGCTCAGCCCTGCCCGCGATGTGGCCATCGCCCGTGAGGCGATCCTGCACGGCGCCGACGCCGTGTACATTGGCGGCCCGAGCTTCGGCGCGCGCCACAACGCCTGCAACGAAGTCAGCGAAATCGCCGAACTGGTGGAATTCGCCCGCAAGTATCACGCGCGAATCTTCACCACCATCAACACCATCCTGCACGACAACGAACTGGAGCCGGCGCGCAAGCTGATCCATCAGCTGTACGACGCCGGGGTCGACGCGCTGATCGTTCAGGATCTGGGCGTGATGGAGCTGGACATTCCGCCGATCGAGCTGCACGCCTCGACCCAGACCGACATTCGGACGCTGGAGCGGGCCAAGTTCCTCGATCAGGCCGGTTTCTCGCAATTGGTACTGGCCCGCGAGCTGAACCTGCAGGAAATCCGCGCGATCGCCGATGAAACCGACGCCGCCATCGAATTCTTCATCCATGGCGCCTTGTGCGTAGCTTTCTCCGGCCAGTGCAATATTTCTCACGCGCAGACCGGGCGCAGTGCCAACCGTGGCGACTGCTCCCAGGCCTGCCGTTTGCCGTACACCCTCAAAGATGAAAAGGGTGGCGTGATCGCCTACGAAAAACACTTGCTGTCGATGAAAGACAACAACCAGAGCGCCAACATCCGCGCCCTGGTTGAAGCCGGTGTGCGTTCGTTCAAGATCGAAGGCCGCTACAAAGACATGGGCTACGTGAAGAACATCACCGCCTATTACCGCCAGCGCCTCGACGACGTACTTGAAGATCGCCCGGACCTGGCCCGCGCTTCCAGCGGCCGCACCGCGCACTTCTTCCTGCCCGATCCGGAGAAAACCTTCCACCGTGGCAGCACCGATTACTTCGTGACCGATCGCAAGATCGACATCGGCGCCTTCGACTCGCCGACCTTCACCGGTCTGCCGGTGGGCACAGTCGAGAAAGTCGGCAAGCGTGACATGCAGGTCGTGACCCACGAACCGCTGTCCAATGGCGACGGTTTGAACGTGTTGGTCAAGCGTGAAGTGGTCGGTTTCCGCGCCAACATCGCTGAGCCAAAAGGCGAGTTCGAGGAAGACGGCGAGAAGCGCTACCGCTACCGCGTCGAGCCGAACGAAATGCCCGAAGGCCTGTTCAAGCTGCGTCCAAGCCACCCGTTGAATCGCAACCTCGATCACAACTGGCAACAGGCGCTGCAAAAGACCTCTTCCGAACGCCGTGTAGCGTTGAGCTGGTTCGCACGCTTGCGTGAAGAACAGCTGGAAATCACCGCCACCAGCGAAGAAGGCATCAGCGCCAGCGTGACCCTCAACGGCCCGTTCGGTGTTGCCAACAAACCAGAACAGGCACTTGAGCAACTGCGCGATCTGCTCGGTCAACTGGGCACCACGCAGTACCACGCCACCGACATCAAACTGGATGCGCCACAGGCCTTCTTCATCCCTAACTCGCAGCTCAAATCCCTGCGCCGTGAAGTGATTGAAGCCCTGACCGCCGCCCGGGTCGCCGCTCACCCGCGTGGCAGCCGCAAAGCCGAGACCAGCCCGCCGCCGGTGTACCCGGATTCGCATCTGACCTTTTTGGCCAACGTCTACAACCAGAAGGCCCGCGACTTCTATCACCGTCACGGCGTCAAGCTGATCGACGCGGCGTATGAAGCGCACGAAGAGCCAGGCGAAGTGCCAGTGATGATCACCAAGCACTGCCTGCGTTTTTCCTTCAACCTGTGCCCGAAACAGGCCAAAGGCGTGACCGGCGTACGCACCAAAGTCGCGCCGATGCAGTTGATCCACGGCGATGAAGTGCTGACGCTGAAGTTCGATTGCAAGCCGTGCGAAATGCACATCATCGGCAAGATGAAAGGCCACATCCTCAACCTGCCGCAACCGGGCAGCGTGGTCGGCCACATCAGCCCCGAAGACCTGATGAAAACCATCCCGCGCGCACCGCACTGA
- a CDS encoding RidA family protein: MANQDITFTPDPDADSISSDVATFGGIMVSTQIPTRADGSLELGGITEQSECTLQALKVALERAGSSMDRVMHLTIYLTDMADRAAFNEVYKRFFAKPWPVRAAVGVASLAVEGMRVEVTAMAAKA, encoded by the coding sequence ATGGCCAACCAAGACATCACGTTCACTCCAGACCCGGACGCCGACTCCATTTCCTCCGACGTCGCAACCTTTGGCGGGATCATGGTCTCCACGCAAATTCCGACCCGTGCCGATGGCAGCCTGGAACTGGGGGGTATTACCGAGCAAAGCGAATGCACGCTGCAAGCGCTGAAAGTCGCATTGGAACGTGCCGGCAGTTCGATGGATCGGGTGATGCACCTGACCATCTACCTCACCGACATGGCTGATCGCGCGGCGTTCAACGAGGTTTACAAGCGGTTCTTCGCCAAGCCGTGGCCGGTTCGGGCGGCAGTTGGCGTTGCCTCGCTGGCCGTCGAAGGCATGCGTGTGGAAGTGACCGCGATGGCCGCCAAGGCCTGA
- the gstA gene encoding glutathione transferase GstA, whose amino-acid sequence MKRYFAPMTCSLSPHIVLRELGMPFELIRVNNQTKRTADGRDFREINPKGYVAALVLDNGEVLTEGPAILQFLADQVPGSALAPANGVWERSRLQEHLNFISSEMHGGSAPLFNSQIPESIKSLFKHKLFSRLELLSQMLATQDYLMSTFSVADAYLFTVLTWLPTFNIDIENWPVLAAYMKRIADRPSVQLAMAAEAATQPV is encoded by the coding sequence ATGAAACGGTATTTCGCACCGATGACCTGTTCTCTGTCACCGCACATTGTGCTCCGGGAACTGGGGATGCCGTTCGAGTTGATTCGCGTCAACAACCAGACCAAACGCACCGCCGACGGGCGTGATTTTCGTGAGATCAATCCCAAGGGGTATGTGGCAGCGCTGGTGCTGGATAACGGCGAGGTGTTGACGGAGGGGCCGGCGATCCTGCAGTTCCTTGCCGATCAGGTTCCTGGGAGTGCGCTGGCGCCGGCCAATGGCGTGTGGGAGCGTTCGCGCTTGCAGGAACATCTGAACTTCATCAGCAGCGAAATGCATGGCGGCAGTGCGCCGCTGTTTAACAGTCAGATTCCGGAATCGATCAAGTCGCTCTTCAAACACAAACTGTTTTCGCGTTTGGAGTTATTGAGCCAGATGCTCGCCACACAGGACTATCTGATGAGTACCTTCAGCGTGGCCGACGCCTACCTGTTTACCGTCCTCACCTGGCTACCGACATTCAACATCGATATTGAGAACTGGCCGGTGCTGGCCGCCTACATGAAGCGCATCGCCGACCGGCCAAGTGTGCAGTTGGCGATGGCGGCAGAAGCCGCCACACAGCCAGTCTGA